One genomic segment of Ricinus communis isolate WT05 ecotype wild-type chromosome 5, ASM1957865v1, whole genome shotgun sequence includes these proteins:
- the LOC8267392 gene encoding cysteine-rich receptor-like protein kinase 15 isoform X2 yields MDKSTLPDMLFLVVPILILSNSVAANPLFTDCSHGTTAENYTLNSPFENNLKLLFQNLTSMTPLTGFYNTSIGESPDRVHGQALCRGDIHATACRTCIENAVQELVKICKSKDAIIWYESCQVRYSLRMFFSMQVYTGKYVDWETQKKMISNPVHFYDVLKYLLNNISNKAAFSPSEKMFATGEVKYSQKDTIYGLVQCTRDIEGDDCRSCLDQAFGDLCGCCYSRQGGIIVSRNCNVRYELYSFYNSSRNLLTYPTPNGDKWKAWMIALALCIPTVVIAVLIGSCIFFHCRKGGQEEEDEKKSQLALLQDLASPKGMSMTGANDLVSSEGLIFLDLTTIRAATDNFSYSNKLGQGSFGTVFKGALPDGKEIAVKRLSRKSWQGLEEFKNEIILIAKLQHRNLVRLLGCGIEGEEKLLVYEFMPNKSLDLFIFDSERRKQLDWKTCYNIICGIAKGLLYLHEDSRLKIIHRDLKPSNVLLDNEMVAKISDFGMARIFGEDQHTANTRRVVGTYGYMSPEYAMEGLFSVKSDVFSFGVMMLEIISGKKNNGFYITELAPTLLVYVWQLRNEGKELEFIDPLLIEKVPIAEVVRCIHIGLLCVQEDPEDRPTMSSVVLLLGSEPNALPEPKQPAFSVGRMFSIDRPSTTVPSVNQIIDSIILPR; encoded by the exons ATGGACAAATCTACACTTCCAGATATGCTTTTCCTGGTTGTACCAATTTTAATCCTATCTAATTCTGTAGCTGCAAATCCTCTATTCACAGATTGTTCACATGGTACAACTGCAGAAAACTATACTCTCAACAGCCCatttgaaaataacctcaAGCTTCTTTTTCAGAACTTAACTTCTATGACTCCCTTAACAGGCTTCTACAACACTTCTATTGGAGAAAGCCCTGATAGAGTTCATGGGCAAGCACTTTGCAGAGGAGATATTCATGCCACAGCTTGCCGAACTTGCATCGAGAACGCAGTTCAAGAACTTGTAAAGATTTGCAAGAGTAAAGATGCAATCATATGGTATGAATCGTGTCAAGTTCGATACTCTTTACGAATGTTCTTCTCGATGCAAGTTTACACTGGGAAATATGTTGATTGGGAAACTCAGAAAAAGATGATATCGAACCCAGTTCATTTTTATGATGTTTTGAAGTATTTATTGAATAACATCTCGAATAAGGCCGCATTTAGTCCTTCAGAGAAGATGTTTGCTACCGGAGAAGTGAAATACTCGCAGAAGGACACAATATATGGTCTTGTTCAATGCACTAGAGACATCGAAGGAGATGATTGCCGTAGTTGTTTGGATCAAGCTTTTGGAGATCTTTGTGGTTGCTGCTATTCTAGACAAGGTGGGATTATTGTTAGCAGGAATTGCAACGTGAGGTATGAGCTGTACAGCTTCTACAATTCATCAAGAAATCTACTAACGTACCCCACTCCGAACG GGGATAAATGGAAGGCTTGGATGATTGCTCTTGCTCTGTGCATACCAACTGTAGTAATTGCAGTTCTCATTGGATCTTGCATTTTCTTTCACTGTCGGAAAGGAGGACAGGAAGAAGAAG ATGAGAAGAAAAGCCAGCTTGCATTATTACAGGATCTGGCAAGCCCTAAAGGTATGTCAATGACAGGAGCAAATGATTTGGTGAGTTCGGAGGGACTAATTTTCTTGGATCTAACTACTATAAGGGCAGCTACAGACAATTTTTCTTATTCGAATAAGCTTGGGCAAGGTAGTTTTGGCACTGTGTTCAAG GGTGCTTTACCCGATGGAAAGGAAATAGCCGTTAAAAGGTTGTCAAGGAAGTCATGGCAAGGCTTAGAGGAGTTCAAGAATGAAATCATATTAATCGCAAAACTTCAACACAGGAACCTGGTCAGGCTCTTGGGATGTGGCATAGAAGGAGAGGAGAAGCTGCTAGTTTATGAGTTCATGCCCAACAAAAGTCTTGatctctttatttttg ATTCTGAAAGGCGCAAACAACTTGATTGGAAGACATGCTACAACATAATATGTGGAATTGCTAAAGGACTTCTTTATCTACACGAGGATTCCAGACTTAAAATCATCCACAGGGACCTTAAGCCTAGCAATGTATTATTAGACAATGAAATGGTTGCCAAGATTTCAGATTTTGGAATGGCAAGAATTTTTGGCGAAGACCAGCATACAGCTAATACTAGACGAGTTGTAGGAACATA TGGATATATGTCTCCAGAGTATGCAATGGAGGGGCTATTCTCTGTAAAATCAGACGTTTTCAGCTTTGGTGTTATGATGCTAGAGATCATAAGTgggaagaaaaataatggCTTTTACATTACAGAGCTCGCCCCTACGCTCTTAGTATAT GTATGGCAACTGAGGAATGAAGGAAAAGAACTGGAATTTATAGATCCTTTATTGATAGAAAAAGTTCCAATAGCAGAAGTTGTGAGGTGTATACATATTGGACTTTTATGTGTACAGGAAGATCCAGAAGATAGACCCACCATGTCATCGGTAGTATTATTATTGGGAAGTGAACCAAATGCTCTTCCTGAGCCAAAACAGCCTGCATTTTCAGTGGGTAGAATGTTTTCAATTGATAGGCCTTCAACAACTGTTCCTTCTGTAAATCAGATCATAGATTCTATTATCTTACCAAGGTGA
- the LOC8267392 gene encoding cysteine-rich receptor-like protein kinase 15 isoform X1, translating to MDKSTLPDMLFLVVPILILSNSVAANPLFTDCSHGTTAENYTLNSPFENNLKLLFQNLTSMTPLTGFYNTSIGESPDRVHGQALCRGDIHATACRTCIENAVQELVKICKSKDAIIWYESCQVRYSLRMFFSMQVYTGKYVDWETQKKMISNPVHFYDVLKYLLNNISNKAAFSPSEKMFATGEVKYSQKDTIYGLVQCTRDIEGDDCRSCLDQAFGDLCGCCYSRQGGIIVSRNCNVRYELYSFYNSSRNLLTYPTPNGDKWKAWMIALALCIPTVVIAVLIGSCIFFHCRKGGQEEEDEKKSQLALLQDLASPKGMSMTGANDLVSSEGLIFLDLTTIRAATDNFSYSNKLGQGSFGTVFKGALPDGKEIAVKRLSRKSWQGLEEFKNEIILIAKLQHRNLVRLLGCGIEGEEKLLVYEFMPNKSLDLFIFDSERRKQLDWKTCYNIICGIAKGLLYLHEDSRLKIIHRDLKPSNVLLDNEMVAKISDFGMARIFGEDQHTANTRRVVGTYGYMSPEYAMEGLFSVKSDVFSFGVMMLEIISGKKNNGFYITELAPTLLVYVCITFPQWKFPFQASNSNSSLYLQVWQLRNEGKELEFIDPLLIEKVPIAEVVRCIHIGLLCVQEDPEDRPTMSSVVLLLGSEPNALPEPKQPAFSVGRMFSIDRPSTTVPSVNQIIDSIILPR from the exons ATGGACAAATCTACACTTCCAGATATGCTTTTCCTGGTTGTACCAATTTTAATCCTATCTAATTCTGTAGCTGCAAATCCTCTATTCACAGATTGTTCACATGGTACAACTGCAGAAAACTATACTCTCAACAGCCCatttgaaaataacctcaAGCTTCTTTTTCAGAACTTAACTTCTATGACTCCCTTAACAGGCTTCTACAACACTTCTATTGGAGAAAGCCCTGATAGAGTTCATGGGCAAGCACTTTGCAGAGGAGATATTCATGCCACAGCTTGCCGAACTTGCATCGAGAACGCAGTTCAAGAACTTGTAAAGATTTGCAAGAGTAAAGATGCAATCATATGGTATGAATCGTGTCAAGTTCGATACTCTTTACGAATGTTCTTCTCGATGCAAGTTTACACTGGGAAATATGTTGATTGGGAAACTCAGAAAAAGATGATATCGAACCCAGTTCATTTTTATGATGTTTTGAAGTATTTATTGAATAACATCTCGAATAAGGCCGCATTTAGTCCTTCAGAGAAGATGTTTGCTACCGGAGAAGTGAAATACTCGCAGAAGGACACAATATATGGTCTTGTTCAATGCACTAGAGACATCGAAGGAGATGATTGCCGTAGTTGTTTGGATCAAGCTTTTGGAGATCTTTGTGGTTGCTGCTATTCTAGACAAGGTGGGATTATTGTTAGCAGGAATTGCAACGTGAGGTATGAGCTGTACAGCTTCTACAATTCATCAAGAAATCTACTAACGTACCCCACTCCGAACG GGGATAAATGGAAGGCTTGGATGATTGCTCTTGCTCTGTGCATACCAACTGTAGTAATTGCAGTTCTCATTGGATCTTGCATTTTCTTTCACTGTCGGAAAGGAGGACAGGAAGAAGAAG ATGAGAAGAAAAGCCAGCTTGCATTATTACAGGATCTGGCAAGCCCTAAAGGTATGTCAATGACAGGAGCAAATGATTTGGTGAGTTCGGAGGGACTAATTTTCTTGGATCTAACTACTATAAGGGCAGCTACAGACAATTTTTCTTATTCGAATAAGCTTGGGCAAGGTAGTTTTGGCACTGTGTTCAAG GGTGCTTTACCCGATGGAAAGGAAATAGCCGTTAAAAGGTTGTCAAGGAAGTCATGGCAAGGCTTAGAGGAGTTCAAGAATGAAATCATATTAATCGCAAAACTTCAACACAGGAACCTGGTCAGGCTCTTGGGATGTGGCATAGAAGGAGAGGAGAAGCTGCTAGTTTATGAGTTCATGCCCAACAAAAGTCTTGatctctttatttttg ATTCTGAAAGGCGCAAACAACTTGATTGGAAGACATGCTACAACATAATATGTGGAATTGCTAAAGGACTTCTTTATCTACACGAGGATTCCAGACTTAAAATCATCCACAGGGACCTTAAGCCTAGCAATGTATTATTAGACAATGAAATGGTTGCCAAGATTTCAGATTTTGGAATGGCAAGAATTTTTGGCGAAGACCAGCATACAGCTAATACTAGACGAGTTGTAGGAACATA TGGATATATGTCTCCAGAGTATGCAATGGAGGGGCTATTCTCTGTAAAATCAGACGTTTTCAGCTTTGGTGTTATGATGCTAGAGATCATAAGTgggaagaaaaataatggCTTTTACATTACAGAGCTCGCCCCTACGCTCTTAGTATATGTATGTATAACTTTCCCTCAATGGAAATTTCCATTTCAAGCAAGTAATTCAAATTCTTCATTGTATTTACAGGTATGGCAACTGAGGAATGAAGGAAAAGAACTGGAATTTATAGATCCTTTATTGATAGAAAAAGTTCCAATAGCAGAAGTTGTGAGGTGTATACATATTGGACTTTTATGTGTACAGGAAGATCCAGAAGATAGACCCACCATGTCATCGGTAGTATTATTATTGGGAAGTGAACCAAATGCTCTTCCTGAGCCAAAACAGCCTGCATTTTCAGTGGGTAGAATGTTTTCAATTGATAGGCCTTCAACAACTGTTCCTTCTGTAAATCAGATCATAGATTCTATTATCTTACCAAGGTGA
- the LOC8267391 gene encoding uncharacterized protein LOC8267391, with protein MGLVKAFTVLSFLLRLAIASESEPNYIYHVCSNSTAFTRNSTYQNNLNRLLFSIRTNAINRPNGFYDTSEGGGEDRVYGLFLCTAGLSIEVCQDCVISATQDIVGRCPIEKTAIVWYDECILRYSNQTIYSILALSPAVYMWNTQNVSDQERFNELLETTMTKTANQAAAPFGAIKFATNDASFTAFQKLYTLAQCTPDLSFSDSAQCLQTAVSNLPSCCDGKQGGRILYPSCNIRWEVYLFYNETGFHREVSPFNNTTVVEGNPPSPILPPPPPIHPPAPIEKQGKGGEGSKTTRTKVIASVTAAIVGILLFSSFFYTTWRRKIQKEEEERASQEVQLLDLGRGRTRDEYSCENITGEMDAQDFPMIPFDIIAEATDHFSDDAKLGEGGFGPVYKGTLPDGKEIAVKRLSRTSGQGLPEFMNEVTLIFKLQHRNLVRLLGCCLEKSEKLLIYEYMPNKSLDVFLFDSQMGVRLDWQRRLSIISGIARGLLYLHEDSRLRIIHRDLKASNILLDYEMNPKISDFGMARIFGGNDSKSTNRIVGTYGYMSPEYAMEGLFSVKSDIFSFGVLLLEIISGRRNNRFYVEEEGESLLTFAWKLWNKDQGLELLDPAVVNSSVAIEVLKCVHIGLLCVQDDPAERPTMSSVVVMLASDTITLPQPRKPAFSIGQFVARSATSSSNPKVSSVNQNNLKNLLLSLPSNASGLKVFDSSIGNNTDKVYSQYMCLNYVTSDKCSSCIQTASEDIKQSCANSAEAIVWEEVCQLRYSNQSFLGHLDVSGNQFYDNEKNISNPDQFRSLVNQTVSGLIKKAAFNNSVNMYATGEAAFTSTEKLYALVQCTTDLSSDDCSTCLQVALANLSSCCYFSRGARLLSRSCYLRYELYAFYKGENGDPASAQNQGTGKSKQTKTWMIAFLTATTAILVVLALSSFIYSRSMKKGNKKWKNEIASQQFPFHLQSTSDPDNPAFQNQSFHGKDGLSAKESGFMDFASIHAATDNFCESNLLGQGGFGPVYKGILSDGKEIAVKRLATCSEQGIEEFKTEIQLIMKLQHKNLVRLLGFCFDGEEKLLVYEFMPNSSLDVILFDPRKRAQLDWCKRINIINGIAKGILYLHEDSRLRIIHRDLKPSNILLDNEMNPKISDFGTARIFGSEGEANTCRVVGTYGYMAPEYAMEGLYSTKSDVFSFGVLLLEIITGRKNTGSHKSKNAPNLSAYAWHLWNRGNELELMDPLLSDSCCPDEFSRYMHIGLLCLQEDACDRPTMSYVVLMLRSEAAALPQPGKPAFSVGRFTNNIEANYNDSSTNYLTTSDVSAR; from the exons ATGGGCCTTGTTAAAGCTTTCACTGTTCTGTCGTTCTTGCTTCGCCTTGCCATTGCATCGGAATCAGAGcccaattatatttatcatgtTTGCTCCAACTCCACTGCTTTCACCAGAAACAGCACCTACCAGAACAACCTTAATCGACTCCTATTTTCAATTCGCACGAACGCAATAAACCGCCCAAATGGTTTCTATGACACCTCCGAGGGCGGGGGCGAGGATCGTGTATACGGCCTTTTTCTTTGTACTGCTGGCCTTAGCATTGAAGTCTGCCAAGATTGTGTCATCAGTGCGACCCAGGACATTGTCGGACGTTGCCCCATCGAGAAAACAGCCATAGTGTGGTACGATGAGTGCATCCTGCGTTATTCAAACCAAACAATCTATTCCATCCTGGCTCTATCACCTGCTGTATATATGTGGAATACACAGAATGTCTCAGACCAAGAACGTTTTAATGAGCTTTTAGAAACCACAATGACTAAAACAGCAAATCAGGCAGCTGCTCCCTTTGGTGCTATAAAATTTGCAACTAATGATGCAAGTTTTACAGCGTTTCAAAAACTATACACCCTTGCACAGTGCACGCCGGACCTATCTTTTAGTGACTCTGCTCAGTGTCTTCAGACAGCTGTATCAAATTTGCCAAGTTGTTGTGATGGAAAGCAAGGTGGAAGAATCTTGTATCCAAGCTGTAATATTCGGTGGGAagtttatctattttataatgaaaCGGGGTTTCATCGTGAGGTTAGTCCTTTTAACAATACGACTGTGGTAGAGGGAAATCCACCTTCGCCTATacttcctcctcctcctcctatTCATCCTCCGGCTCCAATAGAAAAACAAGGTAAAG GAGGGGAGGGAAGCAAAACAACGCGAACTAAAGTCATTGCAAGTGTTACTGCAGCAATTGTAGGAATACTCCTGTTCAGTTCCTTCTTTTATACCACGTGGAGAAGGAAAATTCAGAAAGAGG AGGAGGAGAGAGCTAGCCAGGAGGTTCAATTATTAGACCTGGGAAGAGGACGAACTAGAGATGAGTATTCATGTGAAAATATCACAGGGGAAATGGACGCCCAAGATTTTCCTATGATCCCGTTTGACATCATAGCAGAAGCCACAGACCATTTTTCTGACGATGCTAAACTTGGAGAAGGTGGGTTTGGCCCCGTGTACAAG GGTACATTACCAGATGGCAAGGAAATTGCAGTTAAGAGGCTCTCAAGAACTTCTGGCCAAGGACTGCCGGAATTCATGAATGAAGTCACATTAATTTTCAAACTGCAACACAGAAATCTTGTCAGACTCCTCGGCTGTTGCTtagaaaaaagtgaaaaattgcTTATCTATGAGTACATGCCCAACAAAAGTCTCGATGTCTTTCTTTTTG ACTCACAGATGGGTGTACGCCTTGATTGGCAGAGACGTCTTAGCATCATCAGCGGGATTGCCAGAGGTCTCTTGTATCTACACGAAGATTCTAGACTCAGAATTATTCATCGGGATCTAAAAGCTAGCAATATTTTGCTTGACTATGAGATGAATCCAAAGATATCAGACTTTGGAATGGCAAGAATTTTTGGAGGAAATGACAGTAAAAGTACAAACAGAATTGTTGGTACCTA TGGATATATGTCTCCAGAGTATGCTATGGAAGGACTTTTTTCTGTGAAATCagatattttcagttttggaGTTCTCCTCTTGGAGATAATTAGCGGGAGAAGGAATAACCGATTTTATGTTGAAGAAGAGGGTGAAAGCCTCCTCACTTTT GCATGGAAACTGTGGAATAAGGATCAAGGACTGGAATTGTTGGACCCAGCAGTTGTAAATTCAAGCGTGGCGATTGAGGTGCTAAAATGTGTCCACATTGGGTTGTTGTGTGTGCAAGACGATCCAGCAGAAAGACCCACTATGTCGTCTGTTGTTGTCATGTTGGCAAGTGATACCATAACTCTTCCTCAACCCAGAAAACCTGCATTTTCTATTGGGCAATTTGTTGCAAGATCAGCGACATCATCATCAAATCCTAAAGTTAGTTCTGTTAATCAG AACAATCTCAAGAACCTTTTGCTTTCTCTTCCCTCAAATGCTTCTGGCTTAAAAGTGTTCGACTCCTCCATTGGAAATAACACAGATAAAGTCTATAGCCAATACATGTGCCTGAACTATGTAACAAGTGATAAATGCAGCAGCTGCATCCAGACAGCGTCTGAAGATATCAAGCAGTCTTGTGCAAATAGCGCAGAAGCAATTGTGTGGGAGGAGGTCTGCCAATTGCGCTACTCGAATCAAAGTTTCTTAGGTCATTTGGATGTCTCAGGAAATCAATTCTATGATAACGAAAAGAACATTTCAAATCCAGACCAATTTAGATCATTAGTGAATCAGACTGTAAGTGGTCTGATTAAGAAGGCGGCTTTTAATAATTCTGTTAACATGTATGCTACCGGGGAAGCTGCCTTCACGAGTACAGAGAAACTGTATGCTCTAGTTCAGTGCACCACAGATTTATCTTCAGATGACTGCAGTACTTGCCTTCAGGTTGCCTTGGCAAATCTTTCAAGTTGCTGCTATTTTTCTCGCGGCGCAAGGCTTCTTAGCCGAAGTTGCTATTTAAGGTATGAGTTATATGCCTTCTATAAAGGTGAAAATGGAGATCCTGCTTCTGCACAAAATCAGGGGACAGGAAAAA GCAAACAAACCAAAACTTGGATGATTGCATTTCTTACAGCTACAACAGCAATCCTGGTCGTATTGGCTTTGAGTTCCTTCATCTATAGCCGTTCTATGAAGAAGGGTAATAAGAAAT GGAAGAATGAAATTGCAAGTCAACAATTTCCATTCCACTTGCAGAGTACCAGTGATCCAGACAATCCTGCTTTTCAGAACCAAAGTTTTCATGGAAAAGATGGCCTCAGTGCTAAAGAATCTGGGTTTATGGATTTCGCATCTATACATGCAGCTACTGATAATTTCTGTGAATCGAATTTGCTTGGACAAGGCGGTTTTGGCCCTGTTTACAAG GGTATATTAAGTGATGGAAAGGAAATAGCAGTGAAGAGGCTCGCAACCTGCTCTGAGCAGGGAATAGAGGAGTTCAAAACTGAAATTCAGCTTATAATGAAACTTCAACACAAAAATCTTGTCAGGCTTCTTGGTTTTTGTTTTGATGGTGAAGAAAAGCTGCTTGTCTATGAATTCATGCCTAACAGCAGCTTAGATGTCATCCTCTTTG ATCCCAGGAAACGTGCTCAACTTGATTGGTGCAAACgtattaatatcataaatGGAATTGCAAAGGGAATTCTGTATCTTCACGAGGATTCTCGACTTCGAATTATTCATCGTGATCTAAAACCTAGCAATATTCTGTTAGACAATGAAATGAATCCCAAGATTTCAGACTTCGGAACAGCAAGGATTTTCGGCAGTGAAGGGGAAGCTAATACTTGTAGAGTAGTTGGAACATA TGGATACATGGCACCAGAATACGCCATGGAGGGACTATACTCAACTAAGTCTGATGTTTTCAGTTTTGGAGTTCTTTTGCTTGAGATCATAACTGGTAGAAAGAACACCGGATCCCACAAATCAAAAAATGCTCCTAACCTGTCAGCATAT GCATGGCATTTGTGGAATAGAGGAAATGAGCTGGAGTTGATGGATCCATTGTTGTCTGATTCTTGTTGTCCTGATGAATTCTCAAGATACATGCATATTGGATTACTATGCCTTCAAGAAGATGCTTGTGACAGGCCTACCATGTCATATGTTGTTTTAATGTTGAGAAGTGAAGCTGCAGCTCTTCCCCAACCCGGAAAGCCAGCCTTTTCTGTGGGAAGATTCACAAACAACATTGAAGCAAATTACAATGATTCTTCTACCAATTATTTAACCACTTCCGATGTTTCGGCTCGATGA
- the LOC8267389 gene encoding probable UDP-3-O-acylglucosamine N-acyltransferase 2, mitochondrial isoform X1, whose product MAISIRRSSYIRHVPALCMLRYAIRNFCRLPSFNQIQNFSNSLDGTATNCLEFSKWQNGGGVIHKSVHIDPTALVEIGAVVHSKAALGANVYVGSGAVIGPDVTVGQSAKIGSSIFFMRIKRYNVSLRNCTIGDSCVIHNGVSIGQDGFGFFVDEQGSMVKKPQLLSARIGNHVEIGANTCIDRGSWRDTVIGDHSKIDNLVQIGHNVVIGKTCMLCGQVGIAGSVTIGDYVTLGGRVAVRDHVSIASRVRLAANSCVTKDIREPGDYGGFPAVPIREWRRQVAYCCWISKKKAL is encoded by the exons ATGGCAATTTCTATTCGCAGATCATCTTATATCAGACATGTTCCCGCTTTATGTATGCTGCGTTACGCTATCCGTAACTTCTGTAGATTGCCTTCgtttaatcaaattcaaaactttTCGAACAGTT TAGATGGCACCGCAACAAATTGCCTAGAGTTTTCTAAATGGCAAAATGGAGGTGGAGTTATCCACAAATCAGTTCATATCGACCCAACGGCGCTCGTCGAAATTGGTGCAGTAGTTCATTCTAAAGCTGCTTTGGGTGCTAATGTTTATGTTGGATCAGGAGCCGTTATAGGACCTGATGTTACTGTTGGTCAATCTGCAAAGATAGGGTCTAGTATCTTCTTTATGCgaatcaaaag GTATAATGTTTCACTTCGTAATTGTACTATAGGTGATTCATGTGTAATCCACAATGGAGTTTCCATTGGTCAAGATG GATTCGGGTTTTTTGTAGACGAGCAGGGAAGCATGGTGAAGAAGCCTCAA TTACTAAGTGCTAGGATAGGGAACCACGTAGAGATTGGGGCAAACACATGCATTGACAGAGGAAG TTGGCGAGACACAGTAATTGGTGATCATTCCAAGATAGACAATTTAGTTCAA ATTGGTCATAATGTAGTTATTGGGAAGACTTGCATGCTTTGTGGACAAGTTGGGATTGCAGGTTCTGTGAC aATAGGAGACTACGTTACTTTAGGGGGAAGGGTTGCAGTTCGTGATCATGTCTCTATTGCTTCAAGG GTCCGGCTGGCAGCTAATAGTTGCGTCACCAAGGACATAAGAGAGCCTGGGGACTATGGTGGATTCCCTGCT GTTCCGATTCGTGAATGGCGAAGACAAGTGGCTTACTGCTGCTGGATATCAAAGAAGAAAGCGTTATAG
- the LOC8267389 gene encoding probable UDP-3-O-acylglucosamine N-acyltransferase 2, mitochondrial isoform X3 — translation MAISIRRSSYIRHVPALCMLRYAIRNFCRLPSFNQIQNFSNSLDGTATNCLEFSKWQNGGGVIHKSVHIDPTALVEIGAVVHSKAALGANVYVGSGAVIGPDVTVGQSAKIGYNVSLRNCTIGDSCVIHNGVSIGQDGFGFFVDEQGSMVKKPQLLSARIGNHVEIGANTCIDRGSWRDTVIGDHSKIDNLVQIGHNVVIGKTCMLCGQVGIAGSVTIGDYVTLGGRVAVRDHVSIASRVRLAANSCVTKDIREPGDYGGFPAVPIREWRRQVAYCCWISKKKAL, via the exons ATGGCAATTTCTATTCGCAGATCATCTTATATCAGACATGTTCCCGCTTTATGTATGCTGCGTTACGCTATCCGTAACTTCTGTAGATTGCCTTCgtttaatcaaattcaaaactttTCGAACAGTT TAGATGGCACCGCAACAAATTGCCTAGAGTTTTCTAAATGGCAAAATGGAGGTGGAGTTATCCACAAATCAGTTCATATCGACCCAACGGCGCTCGTCGAAATTGGTGCAGTAGTTCATTCTAAAGCTGCTTTGGGTGCTAATGTTTATGTTGGATCAGGAGCCGTTATAGGACCTGATGTTACTGTTGGTCAATCTGCAAAGATAGG GTATAATGTTTCACTTCGTAATTGTACTATAGGTGATTCATGTGTAATCCACAATGGAGTTTCCATTGGTCAAGATG GATTCGGGTTTTTTGTAGACGAGCAGGGAAGCATGGTGAAGAAGCCTCAA TTACTAAGTGCTAGGATAGGGAACCACGTAGAGATTGGGGCAAACACATGCATTGACAGAGGAAG TTGGCGAGACACAGTAATTGGTGATCATTCCAAGATAGACAATTTAGTTCAA ATTGGTCATAATGTAGTTATTGGGAAGACTTGCATGCTTTGTGGACAAGTTGGGATTGCAGGTTCTGTGAC aATAGGAGACTACGTTACTTTAGGGGGAAGGGTTGCAGTTCGTGATCATGTCTCTATTGCTTCAAGG GTCCGGCTGGCAGCTAATAGTTGCGTCACCAAGGACATAAGAGAGCCTGGGGACTATGGTGGATTCCCTGCT GTTCCGATTCGTGAATGGCGAAGACAAGTGGCTTACTGCTGCTGGATATCAAAGAAGAAAGCGTTATAG
- the LOC8267389 gene encoding probable UDP-3-O-acylglucosamine N-acyltransferase 2, mitochondrial isoform X2, with the protein MAISIRRSSYIRHVPALCMLRYAIRNFCRLPSFNQIQNFSNSYGTATNCLEFSKWQNGGGVIHKSVHIDPTALVEIGAVVHSKAALGANVYVGSGAVIGPDVTVGQSAKIGSSIFFMRIKRYNVSLRNCTIGDSCVIHNGVSIGQDGFGFFVDEQGSMVKKPQLLSARIGNHVEIGANTCIDRGSWRDTVIGDHSKIDNLVQIGHNVVIGKTCMLCGQVGIAGSVTIGDYVTLGGRVAVRDHVSIASRVRLAANSCVTKDIREPGDYGGFPAVPIREWRRQVAYCCWISKKKAL; encoded by the exons ATGGCAATTTCTATTCGCAGATCATCTTATATCAGACATGTTCCCGCTTTATGTATGCTGCGTTACGCTATCCGTAACTTCTGTAGATTGCCTTCgtttaatcaaattcaaaactttTCGAACAGTT ATGGCACCGCAACAAATTGCCTAGAGTTTTCTAAATGGCAAAATGGAGGTGGAGTTATCCACAAATCAGTTCATATCGACCCAACGGCGCTCGTCGAAATTGGTGCAGTAGTTCATTCTAAAGCTGCTTTGGGTGCTAATGTTTATGTTGGATCAGGAGCCGTTATAGGACCTGATGTTACTGTTGGTCAATCTGCAAAGATAGGGTCTAGTATCTTCTTTATGCgaatcaaaag GTATAATGTTTCACTTCGTAATTGTACTATAGGTGATTCATGTGTAATCCACAATGGAGTTTCCATTGGTCAAGATG GATTCGGGTTTTTTGTAGACGAGCAGGGAAGCATGGTGAAGAAGCCTCAA TTACTAAGTGCTAGGATAGGGAACCACGTAGAGATTGGGGCAAACACATGCATTGACAGAGGAAG TTGGCGAGACACAGTAATTGGTGATCATTCCAAGATAGACAATTTAGTTCAA ATTGGTCATAATGTAGTTATTGGGAAGACTTGCATGCTTTGTGGACAAGTTGGGATTGCAGGTTCTGTGAC aATAGGAGACTACGTTACTTTAGGGGGAAGGGTTGCAGTTCGTGATCATGTCTCTATTGCTTCAAGG GTCCGGCTGGCAGCTAATAGTTGCGTCACCAAGGACATAAGAGAGCCTGGGGACTATGGTGGATTCCCTGCT GTTCCGATTCGTGAATGGCGAAGACAAGTGGCTTACTGCTGCTGGATATCAAAGAAGAAAGCGTTATAG